Proteins from one Chitinophaga oryzae genomic window:
- a CDS encoding TonB-dependent receptor, whose protein sequence is MRKVVLLLTGWMFLFNLALTAQQHGNKPPAGNAGNIYGKLLDAQTGKPVEYASVAVLRPDSSVLTGMLSKPNGDFNFENLTPGKYILKVNFIGYEAVFKPVQLTAKSTSLDAGNIKLRANVKSLAAVNVVGEKPAFTMAIDKRVFNVEKNLASIGGTATDVLKQVPSVSVDIDGNVSVRNGAPTIFVDGRPTTLTLDQIPADAIANIEVVTNPSAKYDAEGMSGILNIVLKKNKKAGINGQLSAGVSSLGSTNTGIDFNLRQEKFNFFINYGTRNRKSPMTSRISRKNILSDTTTYTDQLQDGDFYRNFQNGRIGVDWFMDNRNTLTISQGITGGNFNRYNDQIQNEFDIHRELVRYGTGINNSKNGFRNYSTQLGYKHTFAREGEELTADFTYNYATGDNSSEYSLQYYNLKGDTINSPVKPQYRYGSGEGKTTYITGQVDYVRPFSDKSKIEMGLRTNTRKFDNFTNTFGQNYPSGTFTLDSALSNNYHYQEQINAGYVSYSGAHGNFGYQAGLRAEQSNYTGETRFGEKASYKINYPISLFPSVFLSQKFKGDHELQLNYSRRIRRPWFRDLLPTIEYSGQNASRGNPDLRPEFTNSFELSYLKDIAHKHNVLVSLYYRNTDNAITDFYVDTTLNLNGQTQRVLLSYPINASTRNSFGAEFTVRSQITKDWDLTANVNLAQTKISAANQGDNLSNSGFTWFGKLNSNTKLPWNLTLQITGEYESRQILPQGERKPVYSIDAGLKKDMLKNKALSISLTLNDIFNSDRNLSYTSTAFSETENYRKRLTRELRLNATWRFGKMDYNLFKRKNNKSGKDNNNEMGGGDKGE, encoded by the coding sequence ATGAGAAAAGTTGTATTGCTATTGACAGGATGGATGTTCTTGTTTAACCTGGCATTAACGGCACAACAGCACGGTAACAAACCACCTGCTGGCAATGCCGGAAATATCTACGGAAAACTGCTCGACGCACAGACGGGGAAACCGGTAGAATATGCTTCTGTGGCCGTGCTGCGCCCGGATTCTTCCGTACTCACCGGCATGCTTTCCAAACCCAACGGTGATTTTAACTTCGAAAACCTCACACCCGGAAAATATATCCTTAAAGTAAACTTCATCGGCTATGAAGCTGTCTTCAAGCCGGTACAGCTTACCGCCAAAAGCACCAGTCTCGATGCCGGCAATATTAAACTTCGCGCTAATGTAAAGTCACTGGCCGCTGTTAACGTAGTCGGTGAGAAACCAGCCTTTACCATGGCTATCGACAAACGGGTGTTCAACGTGGAAAAGAACCTCGCCAGCATAGGCGGCACGGCTACGGACGTACTGAAACAGGTGCCTTCTGTGAGTGTAGACATAGACGGTAACGTGAGCGTACGCAACGGCGCCCCCACCATTTTCGTGGACGGACGACCCACCACCCTCACGCTCGACCAGATCCCCGCAGACGCCATCGCCAACATCGAAGTGGTCACCAACCCTTCCGCTAAATACGATGCAGAAGGAATGAGCGGTATCTTAAACATCGTCCTGAAAAAAAATAAAAAAGCAGGGATCAACGGGCAGCTTAGCGCGGGCGTATCCTCCCTGGGAAGCACCAATACCGGCATCGATTTTAACCTGCGCCAGGAGAAGTTCAACTTCTTCATCAACTATGGCACGCGTAACCGTAAATCACCCATGACCAGCCGCATCTCCCGGAAAAATATCCTGTCAGACACCACCACCTACACCGATCAGCTGCAGGACGGAGATTTCTACCGCAATTTCCAGAACGGCCGCATCGGCGTGGACTGGTTCATGGACAACCGGAACACCCTCACCATCTCCCAGGGCATCACCGGCGGTAATTTCAACCGCTACAACGATCAGATCCAGAACGAATTTGACATTCACCGGGAACTGGTCCGCTACGGCACCGGTATCAACAACAGCAAAAACGGGTTCCGCAACTACTCCACCCAGCTGGGCTATAAACATACATTCGCACGCGAAGGCGAAGAACTGACGGCTGATTTTACCTATAACTACGCCACCGGCGACAACAGCTCCGAGTATTCACTGCAATACTATAACCTGAAAGGCGATACCATCAACAGCCCGGTAAAACCGCAATACCGCTATGGCAGCGGGGAAGGAAAAACGACTTATATCACCGGGCAGGTAGACTATGTACGCCCGTTTTCTGATAAATCGAAGATCGAAATGGGCCTCCGTACCAACACCCGTAAGTTCGACAACTTCACCAACACCTTCGGACAGAACTACCCCAGCGGTACGTTCACCCTCGACTCGGCGCTGTCCAACAACTACCACTACCAGGAACAGATCAACGCAGGATATGTCAGCTATAGCGGCGCCCATGGCAACTTCGGCTACCAGGCCGGCCTGAGAGCGGAGCAGTCCAACTACACCGGCGAAACCCGTTTCGGCGAGAAGGCTTCCTATAAGATCAACTACCCGATCAGCCTTTTTCCCAGCGTGTTCCTGTCCCAGAAATTCAAAGGCGATCATGAGCTGCAGCTCAACTACAGCCGCCGTATACGCCGCCCCTGGTTCCGGGACCTGCTGCCCACCATCGAGTACAGCGGGCAGAATGCCAGCCGCGGCAACCCGGACCTGCGCCCGGAATTCACCAATTCCTTTGAGCTGTCTTACCTGAAAGACATCGCACATAAACACAATGTACTGGTATCATTGTACTACCGCAACACCGATAACGCCATCACTGATTTTTATGTAGACACCACCCTTAACCTGAACGGACAAACGCAAAGGGTACTGCTATCCTACCCGATCAACGCCAGCACCCGCAACTCCTTTGGTGCGGAGTTCACCGTAAGAAGCCAGATCACCAAAGACTGGGACCTTACCGCTAACGTGAACCTGGCGCAGACAAAAATCAGTGCCGCCAACCAGGGAGATAACCTCAGCAACTCAGGCTTTACCTGGTTCGGTAAGCTCAACAGCAATACCAAACTGCCCTGGAACCTTACCCTGCAGATCACCGGCGAATACGAATCCCGCCAGATCCTGCCGCAGGGCGAGAGAAAGCCGGTGTACTCCATCGATGCCGGTCTCAAAAAGGACATGCTGAAAAATAAAGCACTGTCCATTTCCCTGACGCTGAACGACATCTTTAATTCAGACCGTAACCTCAGCTATACCAGCACGGCCTTCTCTGAAACGGAAAACTACCGTAAACGCCTCACCCGCGAGCTTCGTCTCAACGCAACCTGGCGCTTCGGAAAGATGGATTACAACCTGTTCAAACGGAAAAACAATAAGTCCGGCAAAGACAATAACAACGAGATGGGCGGCGGCGATAAGGGCGAGTAG
- a CDS encoding DUF695 domain-containing protein has product MHKDYRPDWDIYTCHIEESPAVIGLDLDLRRFAPLKEKPNAIYITVYLNNPREDGFPQNDEFAIMGEIEDSLVEQLTTNLDAHFVGRTFSNGVRDFYFYTGNLLLHDKFIADAMIKFPDYRYDYGVKEDNNWELYFDFLFPDVYEFQRIQNRKVLRMLRQHGDMSERERPIEHWIHFRTEEDKTAYWEHIRENGFEIAHDMKNDNPEFPFKLCVSRSDKASEATIDSVVMTLWELAQQVNAEYDGWETSIVK; this is encoded by the coding sequence ATGCATAAGGATTACCGACCGGACTGGGATATTTACACGTGTCATATTGAAGAAAGTCCAGCAGTAATAGGCCTTGACCTTGACCTGAGACGATTTGCACCATTGAAGGAGAAGCCGAATGCGATATATATTACGGTATACCTGAACAATCCACGGGAAGACGGATTTCCGCAGAACGATGAATTCGCCATCATGGGCGAGATAGAGGACAGCCTGGTAGAACAGCTAACAACCAATCTGGACGCACATTTTGTGGGCCGTACTTTTTCCAATGGTGTACGAGACTTTTATTTTTATACAGGCAACCTGTTGCTGCATGATAAATTCATTGCGGATGCAATGATTAAGTTCCCGGACTACCGTTATGATTACGGTGTGAAGGAAGATAATAACTGGGAGCTTTACTTCGACTTCCTGTTTCCCGACGTATATGAGTTTCAGCGTATCCAGAACAGGAAAGTGCTGCGGATGTTGCGGCAGCATGGTGACATGTCTGAACGGGAGCGCCCTATTGAGCACTGGATCCATTTCCGGACGGAGGAAGACAAGACGGCCTATTGGGAGCATATCCGTGAGAACGGTTTCGAGATTGCACATGACATGAAGAATGACAATCCTGAATTTCCGTTTAAACTGTGTGTGTCGCGGTCAGACAAAGCCAGCGAAGCCACTATAGACAGTGTGGTCATGACCCTTTGGGAACTGGCCCAACAGGTCAACGCAGAATATGACGGCTGGGAGACCAGCATCGTAAAATAG
- a CDS encoding DUF1328 family protein: MLRWALIFFIVAIVAAIFGFGGIAAGAASIAKILFFIFLVLFLISLLSGLLRK, from the coding sequence ATGTTACGTTGGGCATTAATATTCTTCATTGTCGCTATTGTGGCAGCCATCTTCGGCTTTGGCGGCATCGCCGCAGGCGCGGCCTCTATAGCCAAAATACTGTTTTTTATTTTCCTGGTGCTGTTCCTCATTTCCCTGTTGTCAGGGTTGCTCAGGAAATAA
- a CDS encoding NAD(P)H-dependent flavin oxidoreductase, giving the protein MEWQNRLTSLLGIDYPFIQAPMLGITTPAMVAAVSNGGGLGSLPVGGLPPARVAALIAEVKALTRRPFAVNLFTYEVPQADQPEQFEQMQQYLQQLYKTNGLTVPAVAFDTVKTHAYQEQLPVLLEAGISLVSFTFGIPDEASIALLKAGGCVLLGTATSVKEAVALQAAGCDAIVAQGIEAGGHRGSFLPGPLPQVATMALVPQITDRVAVPVIAAGGIADGRGAAAAFCLGASGVQCGSVLLRSPESAATPHHKDKVGAVTDTGTRITRAFSGRWARGIANVLMDGIEASGLPLNVYPVQDALTQAVRKVAKELDNPDFIVMYAGQAAQLAKPLPAATLMEEIRTSAEKILSGQP; this is encoded by the coding sequence ATGGAATGGCAAAACAGGCTGACGTCATTGCTGGGTATTGATTATCCTTTTATACAGGCGCCCATGCTGGGCATCACCACCCCGGCGATGGTAGCGGCCGTGAGTAACGGCGGCGGGCTGGGATCGTTGCCGGTGGGCGGGCTGCCGCCTGCGCGGGTGGCTGCGCTGATAGCAGAAGTGAAGGCGCTCACCCGGAGGCCTTTTGCGGTGAACCTGTTTACTTATGAAGTACCGCAGGCAGACCAGCCGGAACAATTTGAGCAGATGCAGCAGTACCTGCAGCAACTGTATAAAACAAACGGGCTGACAGTACCGGCAGTCGCTTTTGACACCGTGAAAACGCATGCTTACCAGGAGCAGTTGCCTGTATTACTGGAGGCCGGTATTTCCCTGGTGAGTTTTACTTTCGGCATACCGGACGAGGCCAGCATAGCCCTGCTGAAAGCCGGCGGATGTGTGCTGCTGGGTACCGCCACATCGGTGAAAGAGGCTGTGGCGCTGCAGGCAGCGGGCTGCGATGCTATTGTGGCGCAGGGGATAGAGGCCGGTGGCCACCGGGGTTCGTTTTTACCGGGACCGCTGCCACAGGTAGCTACCATGGCGCTGGTGCCGCAGATAACTGACCGGGTAGCCGTCCCCGTTATCGCCGCCGGCGGTATCGCCGACGGGCGCGGTGCGGCGGCGGCTTTCTGCCTGGGCGCCAGTGGCGTACAATGCGGCAGCGTACTGCTAAGGAGCCCGGAGAGCGCAGCAACGCCGCATCATAAAGATAAGGTGGGAGCGGTCACGGATACGGGCACACGGATTACACGGGCCTTTTCCGGCCGGTGGGCGAGAGGAATCGCTAATGTGCTGATGGACGGGATAGAAGCGTCAGGACTGCCGCTGAATGTCTATCCGGTGCAGGATGCACTGACGCAGGCCGTCCGTAAGGTGGCGAAGGAACTGGACAACCCGGATTTCATCGTTATGTATGCCGGACAGGCGGCGCAGCTGGCAAAGCCGCTTCCGGCTGCAACGCTTATGGAAGAGATCAGAACAAGCGCTGAAAAAATATTGTCCGGGCAACCTTAA
- a CDS encoding putative glycolipid-binding domain-containing protein, translating into MGPVVWQATLWPATEFLTVTKQEHNNLVKGIINGCTDADPFSIQYEIEVTPEWKVSSFHIRRDGLQPTALKLTSDLNGHWFDKDGNHIEAFDDCTDIDISLTPFTNTLPIRRLTFEQGERKLLQMLYIKLPEFELQKLSQYYTKMEDRLYLYENGDSGFRAELPIDENGIVKDYPGLFTRIY; encoded by the coding sequence ATGGGACCAGTAGTATGGCAGGCCACCCTGTGGCCGGCGACGGAATTTTTGACAGTGACCAAACAGGAACACAACAACCTCGTCAAAGGAATTATCAACGGTTGCACGGACGCAGACCCGTTTTCCATTCAATACGAAATTGAAGTGACACCGGAATGGAAAGTGTCTTCCTTCCACATCCGGCGGGACGGCCTTCAGCCCACGGCGCTGAAACTGACCTCCGATCTGAACGGCCACTGGTTTGACAAAGACGGTAACCATATCGAGGCGTTTGACGATTGTACTGACATCGATATTTCACTGACCCCTTTTACCAATACCTTACCGATACGCCGGCTGACGTTTGAACAGGGAGAGAGAAAACTATTGCAGATGCTGTATATCAAACTACCGGAGTTTGAACTGCAGAAATTGTCACAATATTACACCAAAATGGAGGACCGGCTGTACCTCTATGAAAACGGCGACAGCGGCTTCAGGGCAGAATTACCGATTGACGAAAACGGTATTGTGAAAGATTACCCGGGCCTTTTCACGCGTATTTATTAA
- a CDS encoding FdhF/YdeP family oxidoreductase, whose amino-acid sequence MSIKGLHTEFTPVKFTGLKLTKPATVAAGIPAVVSSMKHMLEAMNAFRAMKALLELNQKDGFDCPGCAWPDPDDERSPIAEYCENGAKAIAEEATTRKLDPAFFAANSIDSLGALSDYEIGKKGRIAQPMYLAPGATHYTPISWNDAYHKIAAHLQQLDTPDEAVFYTSGRTSNEAAFLYQLMVREYGTNNLPDCSNMCHESSGVALGEAVGIGKGSVTLEDVHQAEVIIILGQNPGTNHPRMLTALQKAKANGAVIIAVNPLKETGLLNFLNPQTVKGILQVQTHLTDIFLQIKINGDMALLKALALLLLEEEDKHPGTVFDQSFISNNTSGYNEYIAHLRQQRLPDLAAACGISEAQLREAAAALMHKQKIVACWAMGLTQHKNSVDTIREVVNLLLLKGSIGKPGAGTCPVRGHSNVQGDRTMGIYEKPADALLQKLEAVYGFKPPYKHGHDVVHAIHAMHRGDAKVFIAMGGNFLSATPDTAYTAKALRNCRLTVHVSTKLNRSHLVHGREAIILPCLGRSDKDIQQQQAQFVTCENSMGVVQMSKGNLHPISAELKSEPVIVCEMARAILGPQSKVPWEQYTQHYDHIRDAIEKVIPGFDDYNKRVRHPGGFYLPNGSRTGQFNTGTGKANFNVAPVTTTPLSREEYLMMTIRSHDQFNTTIYGLDDRYRGVHHERRVIFMNPQDIASGGFTAGQVVDLYNYHGQTERIAPGFIIVEYDIPAGCTATYFPETNVLVPVNTVADKSNTPASKSVIIQIKSSTIKR is encoded by the coding sequence ATGTCTATCAAGGGGTTACATACGGAGTTCACACCGGTGAAGTTCACCGGCCTTAAACTCACCAAACCGGCTACGGTAGCTGCCGGCATCCCGGCGGTCGTTTCCAGTATGAAACATATGCTGGAAGCCATGAATGCCTTCAGGGCCATGAAAGCCCTGCTGGAACTGAACCAGAAAGACGGCTTTGATTGCCCCGGTTGCGCATGGCCTGACCCTGACGATGAAAGGTCCCCCATTGCGGAATACTGTGAAAACGGCGCCAAAGCCATCGCCGAGGAAGCCACTACCCGTAAGCTGGACCCCGCCTTTTTTGCGGCCAACAGCATCGATTCCCTCGGAGCACTTTCCGACTACGAGATCGGCAAAAAAGGAAGGATCGCGCAGCCCATGTACCTCGCTCCCGGCGCCACGCATTATACGCCCATATCCTGGAACGACGCTTACCATAAAATTGCAGCACACCTGCAGCAGCTGGATACACCCGACGAGGCTGTATTTTATACCTCCGGCCGGACCAGCAACGAAGCCGCTTTCCTTTACCAGCTGATGGTCAGGGAATATGGCACCAACAACCTGCCGGACTGCTCCAATATGTGCCACGAGTCCAGCGGCGTTGCCCTCGGCGAAGCAGTAGGCATTGGTAAAGGGTCGGTCACCCTGGAAGATGTACATCAGGCGGAAGTGATCATCATCCTCGGCCAGAACCCGGGCACCAATCACCCGCGTATGCTCACGGCGCTGCAGAAAGCCAAAGCCAACGGCGCTGTTATCATCGCCGTCAACCCCCTGAAGGAAACGGGACTGCTCAATTTTCTCAACCCGCAAACCGTGAAAGGTATCCTCCAGGTGCAAACACATCTCACCGATATCTTCCTGCAAATTAAAATCAATGGCGACATGGCTCTGCTGAAAGCACTGGCGCTGTTGCTGCTGGAAGAAGAAGATAAACATCCGGGCACCGTATTCGATCAGTCATTTATCAGCAACAACACCAGCGGGTATAATGAATACATAGCCCACCTGCGGCAACAGCGTCTGCCCGATCTTGCCGCCGCCTGCGGTATCAGCGAAGCGCAACTGCGGGAAGCCGCTGCGGCGCTGATGCACAAACAAAAGATCGTTGCCTGCTGGGCCATGGGACTTACCCAGCATAAAAACTCCGTGGATACCATCCGGGAGGTCGTTAACCTGCTGCTGCTCAAAGGCAGCATCGGCAAACCCGGCGCAGGTACCTGCCCGGTGCGCGGCCACAGTAACGTACAGGGCGACAGGACCATGGGCATCTATGAAAAACCGGCCGACGCCCTCCTCCAAAAACTGGAGGCGGTATATGGCTTTAAACCACCGTATAAACACGGCCATGATGTAGTGCATGCCATCCATGCCATGCACCGCGGTGATGCCAAAGTGTTCATCGCCATGGGCGGCAACTTCCTCTCTGCCACGCCCGACACGGCCTACACGGCAAAAGCCCTGCGCAATTGCCGCCTTACCGTACACGTATCTACGAAACTGAACAGAAGCCATCTCGTACATGGCAGGGAAGCCATCATACTCCCCTGCCTCGGCCGCAGCGATAAAGACATACAACAACAGCAGGCGCAGTTCGTCACCTGCGAAAATTCCATGGGCGTAGTGCAGATGTCTAAAGGCAACCTGCATCCCATATCCGCAGAACTCAAAAGCGAACCGGTGATCGTCTGCGAAATGGCCAGGGCCATACTCGGACCACAGAGCAAAGTGCCCTGGGAACAATACACACAGCATTATGATCATATCCGGGATGCGATAGAAAAAGTGATCCCCGGATTTGACGATTATAACAAACGGGTACGCCACCCCGGCGGCTTTTACCTGCCCAACGGCTCCAGGACCGGCCAGTTCAATACCGGCACCGGCAAAGCCAATTTTAACGTGGCCCCCGTCACTACCACGCCGCTGAGCCGGGAAGAATACCTGATGATGACCATCCGCAGCCACGACCAGTTCAACACCACTATCTACGGGCTGGATGACCGCTATCGTGGCGTGCACCATGAGCGGCGCGTTATCTTCATGAACCCGCAGGACATTGCCAGCGGCGGCTTTACAGCAGGCCAGGTAGTAGACCTGTATAACTATCACGGGCAAACGGAGAGAATAGCTCCCGGCTTTATCATCGTGGAATACGATATCCCGGCGGGATGCACCGCTACCTATTTCCCGGAAACCAATGTGCTGGTGCCGGTGAACACGGTCGCAGACAAAAGCAATACGCCCGCCTCCAAAAGCGTAATCATCCAAATTAAATCATCCACCATAAAAAGATAA
- the fdhD gene encoding formate dehydrogenase accessory sulfurtransferase FdhD, whose amino-acid sequence MTNAVVHTRIKKITATGVTDTEDVLAAEEPLEIRLEHGPTHNRRQQNIAVTMRTPGQDEELAAGFLFTEGIIPGTAAIRQVTLAETPGGSIATVALKEQVVPFLDKSQRHFQATAACGMCGKSSIENIHTGVNVSHSDRRAPGQWLSQLPEQLRARQALFAHTGGLHAAALVDEQGRIQLLREDIGRHNAVDKVIGAALAQQFPLPQSLLLLSGRAGFELIQKAAMAGIPVIAAIGAPSSMAVKMAAAWNITLIGFLKEDRYNQYT is encoded by the coding sequence ATGACAAATGCTGTTGTTCATACCCGTATTAAAAAAATCACTGCCACAGGAGTAACCGATACCGAAGATGTCCTGGCAGCAGAAGAACCATTGGAAATAAGACTGGAGCATGGGCCCACCCACAACCGCCGCCAGCAAAATATAGCGGTGACCATGCGCACCCCGGGTCAGGACGAAGAACTGGCCGCCGGCTTCCTGTTTACCGAAGGTATTATTCCCGGTACGGCCGCTATCAGGCAGGTGACGCTGGCGGAAACACCAGGCGGCAGCATCGCTACCGTTGCCCTGAAAGAACAGGTGGTGCCTTTTCTTGACAAAAGCCAGCGCCATTTTCAGGCCACTGCCGCCTGTGGTATGTGCGGAAAATCTTCTATCGAAAATATTCATACAGGCGTTAACGTTAGTCATTCCGACCGGCGCGCTCCCGGACAGTGGCTCTCACAGTTACCCGAACAGCTGCGGGCCCGGCAGGCGCTCTTTGCGCACACCGGCGGCCTCCATGCCGCAGCGCTGGTGGATGAACAAGGCCGGATACAACTGCTGCGGGAAGACATCGGCCGGCATAATGCCGTCGACAAAGTCATCGGTGCTGCACTTGCGCAACAGTTCCCCCTGCCACAAAGCCTGCTGCTGCTCAGCGGCAGAGCAGGATTTGAACTGATACAAAAAGCCGCTATGGCAGGTATTCCGGTCATCGCCGCTATCGGCGCCCCTTCCAGTATGGCCGTTAAAATGGCGGCGGCGTGGAATATCACGCTGATCGGGTTCCTGAAAGAAGACAGGTATAATCAGTACACTTAA
- a CDS encoding NADP-dependent oxidoreductase, whose translation MKIQQILLNERPEGLPAADTFKTVDVELPGLNDGEVLLQPLYFSVDPYMRGRMSDARSYIPPFKVQEPIESGGVATVTESKDARFAPGDLVMPGGGKNFFPWATGFVFSGDHLRKIDASIPPSYYLGVLGMPGLTAYFGLMDIGKPKAGETVVISGAAGAVGLVAGQIAKIQGCRVVGIAGGEEKVKLLTSDFNFDAAINYKGNTHLGAAVAAACPNGVDIYFDNVGGEISDAVMEHLNFFARIPVCGQIALYNSTEVPIGPRVQPTLIKFSVLMQGFTIGNYAHRYLEGIQQLGEWIRAGKIKYTETIIEGFDQLPAALLGLFSGQNSGKMIVKV comes from the coding sequence ATGAAAATACAACAGATCCTTTTGAATGAGCGGCCCGAAGGCTTACCCGCTGCCGATACCTTTAAAACCGTTGATGTGGAACTTCCCGGCCTGAATGACGGCGAGGTGCTGCTCCAGCCACTTTATTTTTCGGTAGATCCCTACATGCGCGGCCGTATGAGCGACGCCCGCTCCTATATCCCTCCTTTTAAGGTACAGGAACCGATAGAAAGCGGCGGCGTGGCCACCGTGACGGAAAGCAAAGACGCACGGTTCGCCCCCGGCGACCTGGTCATGCCCGGCGGCGGTAAAAATTTCTTCCCCTGGGCCACCGGGTTCGTTTTCTCCGGCGACCACCTCCGTAAAATAGACGCCAGCATCCCGCCAAGCTACTACCTGGGCGTGCTCGGCATGCCCGGCCTCACCGCTTACTTCGGCCTGATGGACATCGGTAAACCCAAAGCCGGCGAAACCGTGGTGATTTCAGGGGCTGCCGGCGCTGTAGGACTGGTAGCCGGACAGATCGCTAAAATACAGGGATGCCGGGTGGTGGGCATCGCCGGCGGCGAAGAAAAAGTGAAACTGCTGACCAGCGACTTTAACTTCGACGCCGCCATCAACTACAAGGGCAATACACACCTGGGAGCTGCCGTGGCCGCCGCCTGTCCCAATGGCGTCGATATCTACTTCGACAACGTAGGCGGCGAAATTTCCGACGCCGTCATGGAGCACCTGAATTTTTTCGCCCGGATACCCGTATGCGGACAAATAGCCCTGTACAACAGCACCGAAGTCCCCATCGGGCCACGGGTGCAGCCCACACTTATCAAATTCAGCGTCCTGATGCAGGGCTTCACCATCGGTAACTATGCCCATCGCTACCTCGAAGGCATTCAACAGCTGGGAGAATGGATACGCGCCGGCAAAATAAAGTACACCGAAACCATTATCGAAGGATTTGATCAGCTGCCCGCCGCACTGCTGGGATTATTTTCCGGGCAAAACAGCGGTAAGATGATCGTGAAAGTGTAA
- the ypfJ gene encoding KPN_02809 family neutral zinc metallopeptidase, giving the protein MRLDDERLSDNVEKRSGGGKRTLIGGGIGGVIVIVLALLFKQDPNQVNQVLQQVQGPGGTEKVEQLSKENASAIELFSSKVLASTEDVWAAEFRRLNMEYERPKMVLFEDATTSGCGAAESAMGPFYCPADRMVYLDATFFKELEDRFGVKGDFAKAYVIAHEVGHHVQNLLGISRQVQAMRSRLSETEYNKLSVKLELQADFLAGLWANHAQQMRNILEAGDIESGLNAASAVGDDKLQEASTGRVVPDAFTHGTSQQRMFWFKKGFDSGDLSQGDTGIGLGQAGR; this is encoded by the coding sequence ATGCGTTTGGATGATGAAAGATTAAGTGACAATGTCGAGAAGCGTTCCGGAGGCGGAAAGCGTACATTGATTGGCGGCGGTATCGGCGGCGTCATCGTCATTGTGCTCGCACTGTTGTTTAAACAGGACCCCAACCAGGTAAACCAGGTACTGCAACAGGTGCAGGGCCCGGGCGGCACTGAAAAGGTGGAACAGCTCAGCAAAGAGAATGCATCTGCCATTGAATTGTTTTCCTCCAAAGTTCTGGCCAGCACAGAAGACGTGTGGGCCGCTGAATTCAGACGGCTCAATATGGAATATGAGCGTCCTAAAATGGTGCTGTTCGAAGATGCCACCACCTCCGGTTGCGGAGCTGCCGAATCAGCCATGGGCCCATTCTATTGCCCGGCTGACCGGATGGTATACCTCGACGCCACCTTCTTTAAAGAACTGGAAGACCGCTTCGGCGTAAAAGGCGATTTCGCCAAAGCTTATGTGATCGCACATGAGGTAGGCCACCATGTGCAGAACCTGTTGGGCATCAGCCGCCAGGTACAGGCAATGCGTAGCAGGCTGAGCGAAACGGAATACAACAAACTGTCCGTAAAGCTGGAGCTGCAGGCCGATTTTCTGGCAGGATTATGGGCCAACCATGCGCAGCAGATGCGTAACATCCTGGAGGCCGGCGATATTGAATCCGGTCTGAACGCAGCCAGCGCCGTAGGCGACGACAAACTGCAGGAGGCCTCCACCGGCCGCGTAGTGCCCGATGCCTTTACGCATGGCACTTCCCAGCAAAGGATGTTCTGGTTTAAAAAAGGATTCGATTCGGGCGACCTGTCCCAGGGAGATACCGGTATCGGATTAGGACAGGCAGGACGATGA